CGGTAGTCCTCGACCTCCTGCGGGGACGCCTTCTGCTCCAGGAGGCTGATGGCGTCGCGAAGATGCTGCAGCCCATGCTGCCTCAGCTCCTCGGCCGAGTGGTAGTGCGAGTGGTCGCGTTCGGGCTTGGCTGCGGTGATCTCGTCGAGCAGCTGGCTCTCGCCGTGCAGGCGGCGCGCTTCGGCATACGTCTTCGCCATGGCCACGGTCTCACGGAGGGTGCCGCCGCGCTGCGCGGTGACGACGATGATGCCAGCGCTCGGAGGCGCCTCGAGCACGAGCCCCCATTCCTCCGCCGTGAAGTCAGCTTTCGTGGTCATGGCTTCTCCTCCCGCCTGTAGATGAGTCGCGCTCCCTTAGTGTGGCTCGGCGGGCCATCCGGCGCACGACGCGCCTGCGCCGCCGGAATCAGCTCGTGGTCTGCTGCGGGCGCTCGTGGTAGGCGGCGAGCGGTTGGAACAGCTCGATCAGGTTCCCGGCCGGGTCTTGGAGGAGTATCTGCTTGACTCCGGCACCAGTGACGATGTCATTGCGAAAACTGGCTCCTCGGCGACGTAGTTCCTCGACGGCGGCGTCGAGGTCGGGGACCTGCAGGGCGAAGCGGTTCCAACCACCCGGCTCCGGCTGGGTCCCATCCGGCAGGACCGCGCCGC
This portion of the Acidimicrobiales bacterium genome encodes:
- a CDS encoding VOC family protein, with the translated sequence MATTTVRYFVDDLDKAVDFYQDLLGFDVELRPSPAFAMLYSGDLRLLLSVPGSGGGGAVLPDGTQPEPGGWNRFALQVPDLDAAVEELRRRGASFRNDIVTGAGVKQILLQDPAGNLIELFQPLAAYHERPQQTTS